ACAGTAATATGTAATAATTGTTTTCTCACAATAAGCAATATTTATTTACGGTAATTTGTTGGCAGGAAGAAAATTCTGTGTTTTTTTGTAACAAAAATACAATAATCATATGTTTTTATATCCTAATTATTTATCTTGATAACAGTTTGGTATAAATTGATAATTTCATTATTATATTCTGTTGCTTCATTTTCAATTATTTTAAGTTCACTTTCATTTATTTCTCGTTTTCCTTTTCCTTCCTGAAATTTTACTAAATTGTCGTAATAATAGTATGAACTGTTTTCGATAAATTTGTCTGTTATTTCCCCGTTTTCTATATTAAACCCGGATTCATTTACATAAAAAATCTTATCCCCGAGAAAAAAAAATGAATTAACATATCTTTTTGAGTCATTTTCTGAAATATCATCGATTTTTGCAAATAATGATTTCCCGGTGTATTTTTCATAATGTCTGCCCGGATGAATTTCTTCATACACAAATTTAGAGAGTTTACCTCTTTCAATTTCTGCATTAAGTTCTTTAATGTAGTACTTGATTGTTTTAGTAATTTGCTCGACATCAGCTTTCTGTTTTTTCGGTTGAAATACAGTAAAACCTGTTTCACTCGGCTGTAGTCCTGAAATTTCATTGGTTTCATGCTTGTGTTTGCCGTTATCAAGAACATTGAATGATTTGAAATTAAGTATTACATTTCCGTTTGGAAGTATTTCACCATCAACTTTTTCTTCATACCCTTCGCCGGACATGTTAGTATATTCTTTGCTGTCAATTACATTAAAGCTCGTATCCATAAGCACAAACAGGCATACGTTTGAAATTGGATATGTTTTGAAAACATATAATTTATCATGAGTGAAAGATGCTTGATGAATTTTTATTGAAGAAAATTCTATATTTCCCTTTTGTTTGAAAAAATCGTAAATATCCACTTTTTGGTTTTGTTCGCTTGTTGTATTATCAGATTTTGTTTCATTTTTACTGTCGTTGCATGAAAATGAAAATATAAAAATCATTAATAATAATAAATGTCTTTTTTTCATGTTTATTTTTTGTATTATTCTTTGATTATAAAATATTTGTGAAATTTTTGTTTTCTTGAGTCCCGACAAATTGGGTTAACGTTGAGTGTAAGAATAGTAGCCGATTGCACGTGTATAACTTATCAAACCGATACAAATTTGAAACGGCCTATAACCGCTCGAAAATCTACTATCCCGGCTATTATTTTTACACATTGTGTGTGCCCTGCATATGCAGCAATGCACAGACTGCAAGTTAGAATAAAAATTCCGAAAAAACGAATAAACTTTTATTATAACAAGCAGTTTGCGTTCAATTTATTCCAAGAGGTGAAAGTCCATTATGGGTTGGGATTAAAGCCCTAACCATTAGTAAGCCGAAAGGGTGAAAATCGCGAGATTTTATCTGAAGATTATTTGCGATTAAGCAAAAACCGCATTTACCGGGAGAGGTCTCTGTAGTCGCGTGTCGGTATAACAGAGAAGTCAGCCGAAGTCATAGTAGGAAAAGCATTGTAATGATGCCTTGTGGCAATATAAAAGGTGTACCTAACTGATAAGAAGCGAAAGCCGAGCGAACAGAGCCTACGGTCTTATCCCATATTAGAAGCCACAGCCGAAGGACAGAACCCCGAATCAAGTTCGGGGCAGGCTATTGGAAGTGTTATCGTGAATTTAATTTCATACCCAAAACATTGAAGGGCGATACCGAGTGTAGGGTAACGGTTAAAGGAGTGATATCTTTTATCTGATGAACCGCCGAGTACAGCCTGTTCCGAAGCATTTCGGAAAGACCCGTATGCTCGGTGGCCCCGAAATAAATACGGGATAAATATTGAGAGGCGTACCGGCTACCATTTGGTAGTCAGCCGTCTATTTGATTATCGCCTTTTAGTTTAAAAGTTGTATAAGTCTTTCTCTATCAATTATTTTAATTTTCTTATTTTTTATTTCAAGAAAAGAATCTTTTTTAAGTTGCAGTAGATTCCGGGTGAGAACAGGTCTTGTGATACCAAATAATGCAGCCAGTTCTTTATGGGTTTTTCCTAACATAAAACTTGTTTTACCCTCATTTTCTTTTTCTAAATCCAGTATGTAATTTGCAAGCTTTGCTTTAACAGATTTAATCATTAAAAATTTAATTTTATCAGTTACAATTACAAATCTGTTAGAAATTATATTTAAATAATTATCCAAGATTTTTTTGTTGTTATTTAAAAGCTTGAGTAAATCATTTTTATAAATTATAAGAATTTTAGCACTTGTTTTAGCGATAACATTTATCAGTAGTTTGTTCTTGTCAGCAAATAAAAATGCTTCTGCAAAAGTATCGGGAGCATGAATTTCGCTAATTACAATATTTTTTCCGGTATAATTAAACATTTCGCCTCTGACACTACCGGCAAGCAAAATGTAAAGTTTTTCACACTTATCACCACTGTATGCTATAATGTGTTCAGGCTCATAAGAACGAATCTGATAATGTATTGTGTTTAAAAGTCGGATTATTTCAGACGCATTAACTCCCTTGAAGACAGGTGTTTCAGATATTTCGTTAATCATTTTTAGTTGTAAAGGTAAAGAAAATATGTAAAATGTAACCAAAGTTACATTTTGTTAAGATTTTCCACTCTAACTTTGCAAATATTAAAATGCGTAAATAATTACTAATTAAAAATTAAAATTATGAGTATGTTTTGTTATCAATGTCAGGAAACAGCAAAAGGAACAGGCTGTACAATTGCCGGTGTTTGCGGTAAAAAAGAAGATTTAGCTAATATGCAGGATCTTTTGATTTTTGTTTTAAAAGGAATTTCAATTTACGCTGCTAAAGCACGCGAATTAGGAATTGAAAATGAAAAAGTTAACAAATTTGTTTTTGATGGTTTGTTTATGACAATCACAAATGCCAATTTCGACAACAATCGTATTATTGAAGCTGTTAGAAAAGGTTTGAAAATTCGTGAGGAAATTAAAGATGCTTATATCAAAGCCGGAGGTACAATTCCTGAAAACATCCATGAATCAGCAACATGGACAGGAAACACTATCAAAGAATTTGAAGCTAAAAACGGTTCAGTGGGCGTTTTAGCTACCGAAAATGAAGATGTCAGAAGCTTACGCGAATTAGTAATTTACGGATTAAAAGGTTTAGCAGCTTATACCGAGCATGCGTATAATCTAAAATACGAAGATAACTCGCTTTATGCTTTTATGCAGAAAGCTTTAACAGATACTACCAACGATAATTTAAGTGTTGATGAATTAGTTGCTCTGGTTCTTGAAACCGGTAAATACGGTGTTGACGGTATGGCTCTTTTAGACAAAGCAAATACAACAACTTACGGAAATCCGGAAATCACAAAAGTAAATATTGGTGTAAGTAATAAACCGGGTATTTTAATTAGCGGACACGACCTTAGAGATATGGAAGATTTACTTATCCAGACCGAAGGTACAGGTGTTGATGTTTATACACACAGCGAAATGTTGCCTGCAAATTATTATCCTGCTTTTAAAAAGTACTCTCACTTTATTGGGAATTATGGAAATGCCTGGTGGCAACAAAAAAAAGAATTTGAAAGTTTTAACGGGCCGATACTTTTTACAACAAACTGTATTGTTCCTCCTCAAAAAGATGCTAAATATGCTGAAAGGGTATTTACAACAGGAGCTTCAGGATATCCGGGATCTAAGCATATTGCTGAAAGAGAAGAAAGCGGACGTAAAGATTTTTCGGAAATTATTGAACTGGCAAAAACCTGTGCATCACCTGTAGAAATCGAAAAAGGAGAGATTGTCGGTGGTTTTGCACATAATCAAGTTATTCAGCTTACCGATAAAATTGTTGATGCTGTGAAATCAGGAGCAATAAAAAAATTCTTCGTAATGGCAGGTTGTGACGGTCGCCATAAAACCAGGAGTTATTATACTGAATTTGCTGAAAAATTACCTAAAGATACAGTAATTCTTACTGCAGGTTGTGCAAAATATCGCTATAACAAACTGCAATTAGGTGATATTGGCGGAATACCGCGTGTGTTGGATGCCGGACAGTGTAACGATTCATATTCATTGGTTGTTATTGCTCTTAAATTAAAAGAGGTATTCGAATTAGGAAATATAAACGAATTACCTATTGCGTACAATATTGCATGGTATGAGCAGAAAGCAGTAATCGTATTATTAGCATTGCTTTATCTTGGTGTAAAAAATATTCATTTAGGACCGACATTACCTGCTTTCTTATCACCAAATGTTGCTAAAGTTTTAGTTGAAAACTTTGGTATTGCAGGTATTGGTGATGTAGAAGACGATATCGAAATGTTTATGAAACCATAAATTAAGAAACACAGCTAAAATGTTCTTTAATTTCAAGGGCATTTTAGCTTTTTTTTTTTTGAGATTATTTTAGAGAGAACTTTATTAGCCTGAAATATAAGACAACAGGAAAAAGTTGCCGAGATTGTGCTGTTTGTTACATCCGGTTTCCAATCAAAGTTCTGAAAAATTCGTTTCCTTTGAGTAATCCGTAATACCCGTTTTTTGCACTTTCTTCATCATATTTTTCTACTTGATCCGGTTCTGTACCCGGACGATAAATTACAAAAGGAACAGGGTCGTGTGTGTACGCAAAGCACAAGGTGTTGCATGATCGGGAATTATGGCAATTGTAACATCTTCTTTCATTTTTGCCGTTTCTTCGACTATATATTTTACAACTCTGCTGTCAAGATATTCGATTGTTTTAGTTTTTAATTTTTCGTCACCTTCACGGCCGGCTTCGTTACTTGCTTCAATATGTAAATACACAAAATCAACTTCTTTCAAAGCCTCAACCGCAGCTTTAGCTTTGCCTTCGTAATTTGTATCATACAAGCCTGTTGAGCCTTCAACTTTAACAGGTTTCATGCGCCTTGAACTTTGCTGTTTTTAAAGATTACCTTAAATCGTAAAAATATTGCCTTTTATCGTGTTTTCAAAAATATATATATGTTTTTAAATTATTTTTTTAAAACAAACAAGTTTATCTTTGTTTTTAATTAATTATTTTTTTAAATCTTATGTCTAAACATTTACTATATATCTTTATCTTATCAATACTGTTTAATCCATATGCTTTTTCTCAAATCCTGCCTGAAAACGGGATTTTGTATGATGATACGGAAGTTCTGTTGATAAAAATTGAAATAGATCAAGATTCATTGGATGAATTATTGATGCCCGGCAATGAATATTCTTTTCATGAATATCCGGCTCGTTTTATTTTTATAAGTTCAGTAACAACAGATACAGTTGAAAACATTGGTTTTCGATTAAGAGGCAATACTTCCAGGGTTTCGCAGAAAAAATCGTTTAAAGTTTCTTTTAATACTTTTTTTGGCGGAAGAAAATTTCACGGAGTTGAAAAATTAAATCTTAACGGTGAACATAACGATCCGTCAATCATTCGAACAAAGCTTAGTTTTGATCTGTATAAAAATGCAGGTGTTCCGGCTCCCCGTTCATGCCACATTGAGTTATTCATAAATGACGAATATAAAGGTTTGTACATAAATGTTGAACATATTGATGAAGAATTTGCAGAATCACGATTCGGAAATAAAAACGGCAACCTTTTTAAATGTTTGTGGCCGGCTACATTAGAATATATAGACGATAATCCCGATTCTTATAAATTTATGGCCGGGGACAGAAGGGTTTATGATCTTAAAACCAATGAAGATATTGATGATTATACAGACCTTGCAAATTTTATTGATATTCTTAACAATACACCGATTGAAAACCTGCATACAGAATTAGAACCTGTGTTTAATGTCAACTCATATCTTAAAAGTCTGGTAATTGAAGTATTAGCAGGACATTGGGATGCTTATTCTTACAATAAAAATAACTTTTATCTGTATCATAATCAACAAACCGATAAATTTGAGTTTATTCCCTATGATCTTGATAATACTTTCGGAATTGATTGGTTTGGGATTGATTGGGCTGTCAGAAATATTTACAATTGGGCACACGATTCTGAAAACAGGCCTTTAACAAAGCGTTTGCTGCAAAATCAAGTTTATAAAGATCGTTTTTCTTATTTTACGGCAGATATATTAAGTAATTATTTTGATCCGGCTGTTATATTCAGCAAAATTGATGTAATCAAAGCAATGATCACCCCTTCTGCAGAAAATGATCTATACAGAACTTATGATTACGGTTGGGATGTTCAGGATTTTCATGATTCTTATATTCAAGCTTTAGGTGCACACGTTACATACGGATTAAAACCCTACATTACAACTCGATTTACCGGTGCAAATTCTCAACTGATCTTGAATTCTGTTTCTCCGATAATCAGCAATGTCTGTTATACGAACTTATTTGTAAACAGAGACTTGGAAATATTTGCTATAGTAGAAGATGAAGACCCTGATCCGGATGTTACGGTTCATTATCAAGTTAATTCAGGTTCTGCAATTGATGTAACAATGCTTGATAACGGAACAGGAAACGATCTTATTGCCGGAGATAAAGTTTATTCTGTTTTTATTCCGGCACCTTTAAGTGAACCCGGAACTGTTGAATTTTATATTTCCGCAACGGATAATGAGATGAATACATCTTATGAACCTATTAACGGAATGTATTTAATTGTTATTCCCGAAAATTCAGATATTGAATTGTATATCAATGAGATCATGGCATCAAACTCAAATACTGTTGCTGATGAATTCGGAGAATATGATGATTGGATTGAGATATTTAACGGAGGGACTGAATCTGTTTGGCTGGGAGACAAATATTTATCGGATGATCATTTTAATCCTTCAAGGTGGCAAATGCCGGATGTTGAAATTCAAGCAGGAGAGTTTATATTGTTTTGGACAGATGATGATACAGAACAAGGGGACTTTCATACAAGTTTCAAATTAAGTGCCGGCGGAGAAGAAATTGGGATATATGATTCACAAGATAATAATTACGCAATAATAGATTTCGTCGAATTCGGTCAACAACAAACCGATGTT
Above is a genomic segment from Bacteroidales bacterium containing:
- a CDS encoding Crp/Fnr family transcriptional regulator gives rise to the protein MINEISETPVFKGVNASEIIRLLNTIHYQIRSYEPEHIIAYSGDKCEKLYILLAGSVRGEMFNYTGKNIVISEIHAPDTFAEAFLFADKNKLLINVIAKTSAKILIIYKNDLLKLLNNNKKILDNYLNIISNRFVIVTDKIKFLMIKSVKAKLANYILDLEKENEGKTSFMLGKTHKELAALFGITRPVLTRNLLQLKKDSFLEIKNKKIKIIDRERLIQLLN
- the hcp gene encoding hydroxylamine reductase, with the protein product MFCYQCQETAKGTGCTIAGVCGKKEDLANMQDLLIFVLKGISIYAAKARELGIENEKVNKFVFDGLFMTITNANFDNNRIIEAVRKGLKIREEIKDAYIKAGGTIPENIHESATWTGNTIKEFEAKNGSVGVLATENEDVRSLRELVIYGLKGLAAYTEHAYNLKYEDNSLYAFMQKALTDTTNDNLSVDELVALVLETGKYGVDGMALLDKANTTTYGNPEITKVNIGVSNKPGILISGHDLRDMEDLLIQTEGTGVDVYTHSEMLPANYYPAFKKYSHFIGNYGNAWWQQKKEFESFNGPILFTTNCIVPPQKDAKYAERVFTTGASGYPGSKHIAEREESGRKDFSEIIELAKTCASPVEIEKGEIVGGFAHNQVIQLTDKIVDAVKSGAIKKFFVMAGCDGRHKTRSYYTEFAEKLPKDTVILTAGCAKYRYNKLQLGDIGGIPRVLDAGQCNDSYSLVVIALKLKEVFELGNINELPIAYNIAWYEQKAVIVLLALLYLGVKNIHLGPTLPAFLSPNVAKVLVENFGIAGIGDVEDDIEMFMKP
- a CDS encoding CotH kinase family protein, which encodes MSKHLLYIFILSILFNPYAFSQILPENGILYDDTEVLLIKIEIDQDSLDELLMPGNEYSFHEYPARFIFISSVTTDTVENIGFRLRGNTSRVSQKKSFKVSFNTFFGGRKFHGVEKLNLNGEHNDPSIIRTKLSFDLYKNAGVPAPRSCHIELFINDEYKGLYINVEHIDEEFAESRFGNKNGNLFKCLWPATLEYIDDNPDSYKFMAGDRRVYDLKTNEDIDDYTDLANFIDILNNTPIENLHTELEPVFNVNSYLKSLVIEVLAGHWDAYSYNKNNFYLYHNQQTDKFEFIPYDLDNTFGIDWFGIDWAVRNIYNWAHDSENRPLTKRLLQNQVYKDRFSYFTADILSNYFDPAVIFSKIDVIKAMITPSAENDLYRTYDYGWDVQDFHDSYIQALGAHVTYGLKPYITTRFTGANSQLILNSVSPIISNVCYTNLFVNRDLEIFAIVEDEDPDPDVTVHYQVNSGSAIDVTMLDNGTGNDLIAGDKVYSVFIPAPLSEPGTVEFYISATDNEMNTSYEPINGMYLIVIPENSDIELYINEIMASNSNTVADEFGEYDDWIEIFNGGTESVWLGDKYLSDDHFNPSRWQMPDVEIQAGEFILFWTDDDTEQGDFHTSFKLSAGGEEIGIYDSQDNNYAIIDFVEFGQQQTDVSIGRIPDGTGSIAVLPYATPGYSNTSPQNIAFQQQNELNVFPNPFNNVLNIAFSNNPDKNIIVKISDITGRIVSEHYFNDPDEIISLNSGELKTKSGIYVLSVIVEDEFGMIQVYENKLIVRN